One window of Perca flavescens isolate YP-PL-M2 chromosome 6, PFLA_1.0, whole genome shotgun sequence genomic DNA carries:
- the tstd3 gene encoding thiosulfate sulfurtransferase/rhodanese-like domain-containing protein 3, with amino-acid sequence MALRRGCWGFAGVVPRLFWNTTVLSGSSVPGARSSVFSLVNTHHGYKTTELLHRGFSSAPPSTDVSYEQLKQLLAGRKVVLIDVREPWELREYGVIPGSINVPLGQVNTALQLGPEEFNEQYGGKMPQQTDNIVFTCLKGIRSKDALNTAASLGYKDVKHYPGGWQDWVKNE; translated from the exons ATGGCTCTCAGAAGGGGGTGTTGGGGATTTGCAGGGGTTGTTCCGCGGCTGTTCTGGAACACTACCGTCCTGTCTGGGTCTTCCGTCCCGGGAGCACGGAGCTCTGTGTTCAGCCTTGTCAACACGCACCACGGTTACAAAA CTACAGAGTTGCTGCACCGCGGGTTCAGCTCCGCGCCTCCGAGCACGGATGTGAGTTATGAGCAGCTGAAGCAGCTCCTGGCTGGCCGGAAGGTCGTACTTATAGACGTCCGAGAGCCCTGGGAACTCCGGGAGTACGGCGTCATCCCCGGCTCAATTAACGTTCCTC TGGGACAGGTGAACACTGCCCTCCAGCTGGGTCCGGAAGAGTTCAATGAACAGTATGGTGGTAAAATGCCCCAGCAGACAGATAACATTGTgttcacctgtctgaaagggaTCAGGAGCAAGGACGCACTCAACACTGCCGCCTCGCTGGGATACAAAGA TGTTAAGCATTACCCGGGTGGATGGCAAGACTGGgtgaaaaatgaatga
- the LOC114557615 gene encoding vimentin isoform X2, with protein sequence MSRSPERISSYRRHFEDSSSSSYQVRVSSPSPTRRDARHASAGYSCRAGASGMRVESVGRRNVSAARRTRMVGAGVSAGALVCVGPSGEPPIDLDVAAAENHEFLNTRTTERQEMIVLNDRLAVYIDKVRSLEQQNKLLETEIEAYQNRFENPSGLRVLYEEQLRELKKIADQMRVQRDISLAAKESTAAQLEAIKIKYEEAVELRRKAELDIETFRPDVDKATSSRIALEKKLEQLEVEIEFLKRVHQQEIDELMKQIYSAHASAQSAFTLPDLAAALKQIQTQYDDIAAKNLQEMDSWYKNKFEGLTSKTSRHVDKVRSIRNEIAGAKKDIQGKDRELDAMRSKNEALEARIRETQENHKKELEDLQARIEALQFELKSYKEKIALHLREYQDLLNVKMALEIEITTYRKLIEGEDLRLSGMMQTLSLTSCSVSAIGGGMSFSGGSMGGGGMGGGMMAGSGGGVGGTGSGVGMGGGMSAGGMGTGPGSGAGGMGGRMGAGGPAGRAGGADMRGGHGLGAGGVGAGAVGVGTGGGSGGVGAGGMSGVGTGAGGLGAGSTGASAGNGLGGLGSGAGGVGVGGNLGFGTGGKVDSSVGGVGLGPGGGTAGSGGMGTAGNGFSGGNSGVGGGTGDGIGGGVNGDGRKDRGMGPAGMGGGIGGGRGTEGVGGGDVGVALSGIGGMGDSSVAGMRYGSDGYDGNNDPYAEQAVELTERRTVLIR encoded by the exons ATGAGCCGCAGCCCAGAGAGGATCTCGTCCTACCGCCGTCACTTTGAGGACAGCAGCAGCTCGTCCTACCAGGTCAGGGTGTCCAGTCCATCCCCCACCAGGAGAGACGCCCGTCATGCCTCCGCCGGCTACTCCTGCAGAGCCGGGGCCAGCGGCATGCGTGTGGAGTCAGTGGGACGAAGGAATGTCTCAGCTGCACGCAGGACTCGCATGGTTGGAGCAGG CGTGAGTGCAGGAGCCTTGGTCTGTGTCGGGCCAAGTGGAGAACCTCCTATAGATCTGGATGTGGCTGCAGCTGAAAACCATGAATTCCTCAACACCCGCAcaacagagagacaggagaTGATTGTCCTCAATGACAGACTGGCTGTATACATTGACAAG GTTCGATCACTTGAGCAACAGAACAAGCTATTGGAAACAGAGATCGAGGCCTACCAGAACCGCTTTGAGAATCCATCCGGTCTGCGTGTCCTGTATGAGGAACAGCTGAGGGAGCTGAAAAAGATCGCTGACCAGATGAGAGTTCAGCGG GACATTTCCTTGGCAGCTAAGGAGTCCACAGCTGCCCAACTGGAGGcaatcaaaatcaaatatgagGAGGCAGTGGAACTGAGGAGGAAAGCTGAGTTAGACATTGAAACCTTCCGTCCA GATGTTGACAAAGCCACCTCCTCGCGCATTGCCTTGGAGAAGAAGCTGGAGCAGCTGGAAGTTGAAATTGAATTCCTAAAACGGGTCCATCAACAG GAAATTGACGAGCTCATGAAACAGATCTACTCGGCTCATGCGTCAGCTCAGAGTGCATTCACCCTCCCTGACCTGGCAGCCGCTTTGAAACAAATCCAAACCCAGTATGACGACATCGCAGCCAAAAATCTCCAG GAGATGGATTCGTGGTATAAAAACAAGTTTGAAGGGTTGACCAGTAAGACGTCAAGGCATGTGGATAAGGTTCGAAGCATTAGAAATGAAATAGCCGGTGCCAAAAAGGAT ATCCAAGGCAAAGACCGTGAATTGGATGCCATGAGGAGCAAGAATGAAGCTCTTGAGGCCCGGATCCGAGAGACACAGGAAAATCACAAGAAGGAACTGGAAGACCTGCAG GCTCGGATTGAGGCCCTGCAGTTTGAGCTGAAATCCTACAAGGAGAAAATTGCACTGCACCTGCGTGAGTACCAGGACCTCCTGAATGTCAAGATGGCTCTGGAGATTGAGATTACAACATACAG aaAACTCATCGAAGGAGAGGACCTGCGGCTCTCTGGCATGATGCAAACCCTGTCTCTCACCAGCTGTAGCGTGAGCGCCATTGGTGGTGGGATGAGCTTCAGTGGAGGCAGCATGGGTGGTGGTGGCATGGGTGGCGGGATGATGGCAGGTAGTGGTGGAGGTGTTGGAGGCACGGGAAGTGGAGTGGGAATGGGTGGGGGCATGAGTGCAGGAGGCATGGGCACAGGTCCAGGCAGTGGTGCTGGAGGAATGGGTGGAAGAATGGGTGCTGGAGGTCCTGCTGGTAGGGCAGGTGGGGCAGACATGCGCGGTGGTCATGGATTGGGAGCTGGGGGTGTAGGAGCTGGCGCAGTGGGTGTGGGTACTGGTGGAGGCAGTGGAGGAGTGGGTGCCGGAGGAATGAGTGGTGTTGGCACTGGTGCTGGCGGATTGGGAGCTGGAAGCACTGGTGCTAGTGCTGGTAATGGTCTTGGGGGATTGGGCTCTGGAGCTGGAGGTGTGGGTGTTGGGGGGAATTTGGGGTTCGGCACCGGAGGCAAAGTTGACAGCAGCGTGGGTGGTGTTGGATTGGGTCCAGGTGGGGGCACTGCAGGTTCAGGTGGCATGGGCACCGCTGGCAATGGTTTCAGTGGAGGAAATAGCGGTGTTGGTGGAGGCACGGGGGACGGAATTGGTGGAGGCGTGAATGGGGATGGACGTAAAGATCGTGGTATGGGTCCTGCTGGAATGGGTGGTGGAATCGGAGGGGGTAGAGGAACTGAGGGTGTGGGTGGAGGTGATGTAGGCGTTGCACTGTCAGGCATTGGTGGAATGGGTGACAGCAGTGTTGCCGGGATGCGATATGGATCCGATGGATATGACGGCAACAATGACCCCTACGCAGAGCAGGCTGTGGAGCTGACGGAGAGGAGGACGGTGCTCATTAGGTAA
- the LOC114557615 gene encoding vimentin isoform X1, producing MSRSPERISSYRRHFEDSSSSSYQVRVSSPSPTRRDARHASAGYSCRAGASGMRVESVGRRNVSAARRTRMVGAGVSAGALVCVGPSGEPPIDLDVAAAENHEFLNTRTTERQEMIVLNDRLAVYIDKVRSLEQQNKLLETEIEAYQNRFENPSGLRVLYEEQLRELKKIADQMRVQRDISLAAKESTAAQLEAIKIKYEEAVELRRKAELDIETFRPDVDKATSSRIALEKKLEQLEVEIEFLKRVHQQEIDELMKQIYSAHASAQSAFTLPDLAAALKQIQTQYDDIAAKNLQEMDSWYKNKFEGLTSKTSRHVDKVRSIRNEIAGAKKDIQGKDRELDAMRSKNEALEARIRETQENHKKELEDLQARIEALQFELKSYKEKIALHLREYQDLLNVKMALEIEITTYRKLIEGEDLRLSGMMQTLSLTSCSVSAIGGGMSFSGGSMGGGGMGGGMMAGSGGGVGGTGSGVGMGGGMSAGGMGTGPGSGAGGMGGRMGAGGPAGRAGGADMRGGHGLGAGGVGAGAVGVGTGGGSGGVGAGGMSGVGTGAGGLGAGSTGASAGNGLGGLGSGAGGVGVGGNLGFGTGGKVDSSVGGVGLGPGGGTAGSGGMGTAGNGFSGGNSGVGGGTGDGIGGGVNGDGRKDRGMGPAGMGGGIGGGRGTEGVGGGDVGVALSGIGGMGDSSVAGMRYGSDGYDGNNDPYAEQAVELTERRTVLIRTVKNEDDVLEMDHQEQTYTITGAADDSDEE from the exons ATGAGCCGCAGCCCAGAGAGGATCTCGTCCTACCGCCGTCACTTTGAGGACAGCAGCAGCTCGTCCTACCAGGTCAGGGTGTCCAGTCCATCCCCCACCAGGAGAGACGCCCGTCATGCCTCCGCCGGCTACTCCTGCAGAGCCGGGGCCAGCGGCATGCGTGTGGAGTCAGTGGGACGAAGGAATGTCTCAGCTGCACGCAGGACTCGCATGGTTGGAGCAGG CGTGAGTGCAGGAGCCTTGGTCTGTGTCGGGCCAAGTGGAGAACCTCCTATAGATCTGGATGTGGCTGCAGCTGAAAACCATGAATTCCTCAACACCCGCAcaacagagagacaggagaTGATTGTCCTCAATGACAGACTGGCTGTATACATTGACAAG GTTCGATCACTTGAGCAACAGAACAAGCTATTGGAAACAGAGATCGAGGCCTACCAGAACCGCTTTGAGAATCCATCCGGTCTGCGTGTCCTGTATGAGGAACAGCTGAGGGAGCTGAAAAAGATCGCTGACCAGATGAGAGTTCAGCGG GACATTTCCTTGGCAGCTAAGGAGTCCACAGCTGCCCAACTGGAGGcaatcaaaatcaaatatgagGAGGCAGTGGAACTGAGGAGGAAAGCTGAGTTAGACATTGAAACCTTCCGTCCA GATGTTGACAAAGCCACCTCCTCGCGCATTGCCTTGGAGAAGAAGCTGGAGCAGCTGGAAGTTGAAATTGAATTCCTAAAACGGGTCCATCAACAG GAAATTGACGAGCTCATGAAACAGATCTACTCGGCTCATGCGTCAGCTCAGAGTGCATTCACCCTCCCTGACCTGGCAGCCGCTTTGAAACAAATCCAAACCCAGTATGACGACATCGCAGCCAAAAATCTCCAG GAGATGGATTCGTGGTATAAAAACAAGTTTGAAGGGTTGACCAGTAAGACGTCAAGGCATGTGGATAAGGTTCGAAGCATTAGAAATGAAATAGCCGGTGCCAAAAAGGAT ATCCAAGGCAAAGACCGTGAATTGGATGCCATGAGGAGCAAGAATGAAGCTCTTGAGGCCCGGATCCGAGAGACACAGGAAAATCACAAGAAGGAACTGGAAGACCTGCAG GCTCGGATTGAGGCCCTGCAGTTTGAGCTGAAATCCTACAAGGAGAAAATTGCACTGCACCTGCGTGAGTACCAGGACCTCCTGAATGTCAAGATGGCTCTGGAGATTGAGATTACAACATACAG aaAACTCATCGAAGGAGAGGACCTGCGGCTCTCTGGCATGATGCAAACCCTGTCTCTCACCAGCTGTAGCGTGAGCGCCATTGGTGGTGGGATGAGCTTCAGTGGAGGCAGCATGGGTGGTGGTGGCATGGGTGGCGGGATGATGGCAGGTAGTGGTGGAGGTGTTGGAGGCACGGGAAGTGGAGTGGGAATGGGTGGGGGCATGAGTGCAGGAGGCATGGGCACAGGTCCAGGCAGTGGTGCTGGAGGAATGGGTGGAAGAATGGGTGCTGGAGGTCCTGCTGGTAGGGCAGGTGGGGCAGACATGCGCGGTGGTCATGGATTGGGAGCTGGGGGTGTAGGAGCTGGCGCAGTGGGTGTGGGTACTGGTGGAGGCAGTGGAGGAGTGGGTGCCGGAGGAATGAGTGGTGTTGGCACTGGTGCTGGCGGATTGGGAGCTGGAAGCACTGGTGCTAGTGCTGGTAATGGTCTTGGGGGATTGGGCTCTGGAGCTGGAGGTGTGGGTGTTGGGGGGAATTTGGGGTTCGGCACCGGAGGCAAAGTTGACAGCAGCGTGGGTGGTGTTGGATTGGGTCCAGGTGGGGGCACTGCAGGTTCAGGTGGCATGGGCACCGCTGGCAATGGTTTCAGTGGAGGAAATAGCGGTGTTGGTGGAGGCACGGGGGACGGAATTGGTGGAGGCGTGAATGGGGATGGACGTAAAGATCGTGGTATGGGTCCTGCTGGAATGGGTGGTGGAATCGGAGGGGGTAGAGGAACTGAGGGTGTGGGTGGAGGTGATGTAGGCGTTGCACTGTCAGGCATTGGTGGAATGGGTGACAGCAGTGTTGCCGGGATGCGATATGGATCCGATGGATATGACGGCAACAATGACCCCTACGCAGAGCAGGCTGTGGAGCTGACGGAGAGGAGGACGGTGCTCATTAG AACTGTTAAAAATGAGGATGACGTGCTGGAGATGGACCACCAAGAACAAACCTACACCATCACCGGTGCAGCCGACGACTCTGACGAGGAATAA